CCCTTCACCCTCCCTTTTAAGCACTTACCTGCTGCAAAGGAAAGCATCAATAAGAAGCCAAGAGCCAAACCTTTATTCATCTGAGTGTTCATGCTGAAAGGTTAAAAGACACAAAAAGGACCCCTCAAGTCAGATCTAAATAGCATTTGAGGAATTCAAAGCCTCCTTCACCAGATTATGGCTGGGACAGGCCAGGGGCCAGtagtctttttttttgggggggggggtctagaaGAACTTGTTTTCCCTGTTATCCCAGTTCTCGAATTCTATAGACTCTCACTTACCCCTGATTATCTATAAAATAATCAGAAGGTCCACAGGGATTCTTTGGATGACTCTTGGAGCCAGGAGACAAATCCAGATGGGAAGGAATGAACCTTCTTTCACTAGCTGCAGTATAAGCCACTTGCTAAATACCTCCCACTGCTAGCTGAAGAATAGCAGCTGATGTTACACCTGATGTTTCAGAAGTCCAGGCAGAGGCGCTATGTTCTCCTGCTACGCAGAAAGTGAACCATTAACAGGGATGTGGGCTTTGATCAAACCAGTTTCCCACTTGGCAACCCAAGCAGGTgaacaaaaaaaagagagattttaaCCACCGCCTTTCATATTGACAAACTATTTGAAATTGATACAGATCTTGCAAAGGCAACATTTAAAGATGACTTAGTTTCACGTCCCATCCCAAAATTTTATCTATCCAAGCATCTGTGCTTCCACTATTTTTCCATGCCGCTTTATGTGGGAGAAAAACATGCCTTTTGATCAtgctaaaaatgatttttttatgtGATCACTAACATATTTGCAGTTCCCATAGGCTGTTGCTCTCTGTCCCAGAAAAGCACATCAAGACAATGGTGAAGGGGAAGAGGctgaaaaaaaaccccatcctTCTGTCTGCTCTTCCTACTGCCTTTAAACAAAGGCATTTTATTCTTAAACTTCTCTTTAAAAATCCACTTTACCTGCCAAAATGACCTAACTTCTCCATTTCAGAGTAGCTGCCCTGTCACACCTCGAGCATCTCTCAGTTACACAGGCAAGAATTTCTTCCATTGGTCCTGTCTTGTCAGGAATACTAAAGATGGGATATATCACCTTTTACTTCCCTTCCTGGATTCTTGAAAAATGTAAACAAGAACCAATCCAGTTGTGCAAACCACCCAAAAACACATCAGGATCCACCTAACATAGACTAATGCTGAGTGCGAGTTTGTGTGTGTAGGACTGACAACTTGTAAAAAAAACTAACATCATAATTTAATGTGGTATATACACTATACACAATTCTTTTTTTCCAAGTGACTTTGTAATGGAAATTTCCTGGATCATCCTTTTTGAGTCAATAAAGAGACGTGCAAAACATACTGCAAATCATTCATTTTCTTTTAGTTTGAAAAGATACtttattttgtacattgttttgttttcttacaagaactttaaaaattcacatttttgcagATTTAAGTGTAACCAGCCAGAAGCAAGATCAGAAACAAGCTTTGTGTCTTGTCCCATTATTATTCTCTATATCTGTTTATGGTACTTTTAAGTATAATCAGTCAGACACATGGTTATTGTCTCTTCAAAAAAATCCACGCACCATTAACACAAATCTGAGATGTCTGGCACATCTCAGAAAGGAAAATGGTGACATGGGGGGAATTGCTAATTGCTCTCACCTCTACCTTGTTTAAACATTTCTATTTCAGAGGCCCAACAACTCTGATCATATGTAttttggcagggggtggggaaatgaaaaaaaaccccacctattTAAAATGGGAACAGTCAATGTTAACAACACctgttgtattttgcatttgttttagaATGAAGAAAGTGAAAAACCTAAAGAAAAACACTAGAAGTGTATAGCTTCATTCAGAAAGCCCTGACGGAAAAGTGCTTTTGATGAAGTCCTCAATCTGAAACCTGAAAATTCTATTGCCTGTCACATTTATGAATATATATAAACCTGTTGCTTAGATTTACGAAAAATAAATGTTATCAGAGCAGATAGGATGATTTTtgttaccttttaaaaataagcagCTTTCTCTCCCcttgctctccttccctccctccctccccccccatttcagTGTGTATTTTGGAAAAGAAGGAAACATAGGACTCTGGATGACATGGTTTACAAAAAGATTTGAATGACTTGCACAAAGAACTCGAGTCAAAAAGTGAAACAAAGGTGAGCCTCTGGCAACCCTCATGATCACTAAGTGATAGATACCCTAGCAAACCTTTGGAAATGTGTACCTTCACAATAGTCATTGTCCATTGCCATATGTAGTTTTATTTGTAGAGTTATCACCAGAAAACCGAGAGACTTCTACTGAATGCCTGAAGTTTAGGGAATGGCAGGCATAACTGTTCCTTAGCAGAAAACACTGAATCAAAATGAATCTGCTCCTAAACAAAATGCAATCATGTGACCGGAAGCCACAGCTTCTGTGCACTGACGACATCGGTGAGTTTCCCCTTGATCTTTAGGAAATGCCTCTTGAACTCCAAACCATCTCCCTACATAGGAAAAAACAACACAGAGCattaaaaatgagggagttgGTGGAATTCTGCATATTAGCTGAGGTATCTACAGATACAACAGAGGGAAGGAAGCACCATTATCATATTAATATTTGACAGTTAGAAAATTGGATTGTTTATCTATGCAGACCATGCACCGTTTTCTATGAAGTAGCTATATTAAAAAAGGAGAGATTGAGTGCCCTAAGAGAAAATTAAgcaaatacatattaaaaaataaactgagTTCAAAAATGTTAAAGCAATCAATGCCAATATATTTTGAATTTAGCTGTCTCGATGGATATAACTCATCTGAATGTAAACATAACCCCAATGAAATGTTACCAAGGCTACTGGCTGCAGAAAAAGCCAAGTGTGGCAGTTACATGGATTCTCAAACCTGGTAAGTATCATTCGGATCTAGATATTGTTTAAGATTTTGTCTACTATTACAAGATGTTGTGTATAGAATAGAAccaccttctccaatctggtgccctccaagaattggactacaactcttagcattcttGATCTTTGGCCaaactagctggggctgatggaagttgaagtccaaaatatctggaaggctaaAACAGCATCCTATTTTGAGTTTGAGCCAACCAGAACTAATGCTTTTAAATGGGgtttttggggggaatcagataCCAATGAAATTAAAGAAAATATATGGTTTAGAATACTTGTGATGTTGTCGCTGCAAGGTACAAAATGTGGGATCTAGACATAATTGGTAATCCTATAAATAAATACGAGATAAATAAATACCTGTCAAATCTCTCAGAGAGTAGGAACAGGAGATGCCCAACTCACATCAAAGAATTGTTATATATTGTGTCATAAATAGGATAAAAGTTGGTTTTAAAAACAGGTTTGGGTTCTAGTACAAATGCCAAAATCTTGCTATTCTTCTTGGAATTAAAGTGTTTGCTAAATTTGGCATACCTTAGACAGGCGGAAGTCCACGAGAATTTTGTCATCCATTTCCACCAAGTTTGCCTTGAAAATCAGTTTGTTGTTTCTTCTATCTGTGGTTGATATGGTGACCTTATAAGGAAAAAATAATACTATTATCAGGAGGAAAAATGGTTACAACGCAATATAACTATGCTTATCAGAAACAAATCCCACAATGTTCAGTGGTGTTTATTATCCCCACACATCTGGCTAAAGATCAACCTAGTACGGGATTAGCTAGCCACTCTCTTTGTAGGGAGGACTGAgaaggattttttcccctcccactcAATGAgggcaggtttttgcctactccatactggaagtgCTATGAGAGGAGAGGGGATAAACAGGTTGATTGGTATAGGAATGTGCAGGAATCGGCAATATATAAGAATAGGGACGGTGGAGCACTCTGAcatcttttggtgattggcatatccggaggacctgctcctagtaAGCTATGAGGCTCaagtgtcaggatatggtttgcctttggagactctCCGGCTTCACCTACTCCGAGCTGTGAGGCTTCGGGTGGGGGTGACGTGGGCTGGTCTCCCCGCACTTGCagagtgtcatataagaaaggggcctggctcctggctttggagaaggCTCGCCTATTAAGCTAGTTTAACTTGGGTGAACTatccatattattcaaataaagaggcccttagTTTAActcaagttctggtgtctgtgtctttactctatgcttccttctccactcacaacaaATCCCACAATGTTCACTGGTGTTTATCCCCACATATCTAAAGATCACCCCTACAACCTTGAACTCAATAAAACAGCATGATTTCTAAAGTATATTGTCCCCCAGCCAAAAGTGCATACATTTCCATTCCTGGTTTATACCTGGTTGATGCAACTTTTCTTCCAGATGTAGCCCATCTTTTCACAAACCTCCTTCAAGACATGGTAGGACTGGCTAGCATCCAGTTTCAAAAAGAAACGGGTCATTCTCTTCACTAAGCGCTGCCATGGGTTCTGAGAGAAAGGAAGACAAAGATGCCAAAGAACAGGTGGAAAGTGAGCAATGAAAGCTATTCCCTTCAAACCAATACGTTTTGAAAATTTAAGATGCATGCCACGTTTTCCTCAAAACCGCATCATCATCGTCATTAGGCTAAAGGCCTTTCATAAAAAAGATTACAATCTGTACATGGTTTGTGCATGCACCCAAATAAATTATATGGGGGGTGGGCGGGGTTAAGTGAAAGGAAAAAATGTGATTTAATGAAAGCAAAAGCACCAGAAGAAGTTTCAGTAAGAAGTTACTGGTCCACTGGCCAAGACACTGTAAATTGCCactgaacataagagccctgctggatcagactaagggtccatcccaccccccagttcacacagtggccaactggctgttcctacccacaagcaggacatgagtacaacagcatcctcctgcccatgtcccccagcaattggtgtatataggctgactgcctctgatattggaggcagcacatagccatcaggactagtagccactgaatcCCATGGTTTATTTGTGGTGTgtaaagaaatccttccttttatctgttctgaaacccccacccatcagctccatgggatgactgccacgacacaggctctgtacaacagacccggccgaggctactccctgctcaagccaagcaccaccgcttgatacgcctgaggcgacgGATAaacaccaccttcctccaaactatgtggagaaaggggttaaatggagaaggatttcaataataaattgaagtgctgtgaattatatgtgctgaggtgaattattgtcagagtgggtgctaaatgtataaacttcagatgataaaagCCAAAcggacatgtgggatttttgtggtagttaaaacaaaatgattaaaatttattttaaaagttcacaagctttgtttcaaaataaaacatttaaaaacctttttgaaacctctcatccaatcctttcacccattcacatacgcgctttcctttctctcacacaatcactcttgagctttctttattatcagtattgttttatatacatcaactatgtgcacaccacactccaaagacaccactctctaccctgaacctcaaattctccagaccttaagtactctaaacattgagtgctaacacacagagagccctaagagtaccctaaagtctccctcaatcccctcagtcattcccttatatatcactccttccccccatctaagacattctaactctacccactcaggccaacattctaaaaaccacagacttacaaacttcagacatacatttgggaactgacttgtggggtgtaacaccacaatgACCCcttagaattatgagagagggagaaaaatatttccctatccatattctccacatcatgcataattttgtacacctctatcaggcctCCTCTTGGCCTCCTTTCCCCCcgcaagctaaacaatcacagctgttataacctcccctcataggggGAGATGTTCTACTGGACAATGGCGTACCTGTGAAGAACTTGGTGTGCCTAGTAACTGGCTGTTCAGAAGCATGTGTTCAGGGCAGGCTGGTTGGGAGAAGCTGATCCCTTGCACTAGCTTGTCAATACTGGCTGGACTGCTGTCCCACAAGGAAAGGCCAGTGCCCGGCTCAGGCTGGGAATAGGAACACGTCTTTTTATCCTCACTGCAGCAATGAAAACAATTGTAGTTATATTACTAAAGTATATCACAATGTCACATTTTCCAGTACTGTATACTCTGAAGGGTTACTGCTACGTACGCTGTCCTATATAATATGCCAATATCATAATTGCACTATTAGATCAATTTCCCTTTCCCATGCCAATTAGAGAGTCTCTCATCTAAAACTGGCCATTAAGTCTCAGAAGCCTGGGTCCATTTTTATACAGCACAATAATCTTTTATATGATCACACTGCATATGTATACACATTTATACCTGTGTGCACTTTTAACTGGAGAGAAGTCCATATCTGATCGAATGTGCTTAGAAAAACCTCCAGGAGAATCAGATAGTCCTCCTGAGGAGACCCGAGGGCGCTTTATGCCTACAGAGAAAGACATGCTGTGACTAGCATTCAGAAAAACAATTTTAGACATTCACACTGTTAAAGACTGAATAAATCCTGAGTAATTCATTGCTTTTTTAACATTAGGCTAAATCCTCAAGCCTCCCCACCTGATCTCTCTGGGGTTATATGCCAGTTTATCTTTGTGTCTCTTCCTgaggcccacccacccaccgaaaaAAGCTAAATacaaaggctgggttcacacaacaggctaacccaccatgggttattgtgttgtctgaatgcagtgtgttttccgcaaggtggctcgttaaccatgcagtgtagtcTATTATTCTCAAACAGGCCACCTTGAGAAACcacggcttgttgttgggttgttcaggatggttaacaagccacactggatGGTTAGCAAGTCaccatgctaaaaaaaaaaaccccgctgcatttagacaacacaATGTGCACCTTCACAAAAGTCAACACAATAACGGCCAGTTCAACAAGAACCCAtactgggtgggttagcgtgtcaaaGTCTCACTTGTATTTGCGCACACTGATGTAAACTCAAAGCCATCTGTGCAAGATTTATTAATACTTGGATCAGCTTTGCAAGCCAAGTGAGAGTACTACCAAATTAAATTATCTGCAGAATTAGCACACTGACAATCTTTTCCATCATTAGAGCTAATAAATATCTAAATACAAACTACACTTTCCATATCATAATTTTCATTCGGATGATTGTTCCTACAAGTCACTCATACGGGGGCTGGGGGGGTGGAATCATAATATGGGAAGGATTTATTTCTGTGTCTATCCTCAAACTAAACATGGATATACCTAGAATTCAGAATAAGCCCTAAGTAATAACAACACTTGAGAAATGGGACCAATCAACAAGGATACGCAAAAGCAAAGAAAATTTTAGAGGCTAGTATTAACCTccgttaaaattaaaataagttgGGTCACATAACATACAACTATCAAGaccttttaaaatacaatttgttCCTTTCAGCAGCATATGCTAGACTACTACGCAGAATAGAGATGTAATAAAACTGTCTGCAGATGTCCTAAGAATTACAAAAATGCAGTGATATGCTACTATAATGTGGCTTTAAAAGACATTTACCTTTCTTTAAGGGTTTGTTGTACCACCTATCCTTTTTTATATCCACAATAGTAAGTCTTGATGCAGGGTTCTCAGTTAATATTTTGAGAAGTAaagctgcaaaaaaataaaaataaagtattagTTATATATGATCTACAACTTCAGGTGCTGTCCAGACAGGTTCTGTAACAacacttttatttgtttatttataaaatttataaactgttctgcattttaaaaagtttgctgAGTGATGAAgagtaaagaaaaaaacaatcaaaatacaaacaaataaaaatattttgaatttcCTGGTCATTCAGGCAaaacttgtttaaataaaaatgccattAGAAAACTGAGGGACCAATCCTATTTCCCCCAGACAGTGTCTAGGAGGACACAGGATTGTTCAGTTACGGGGCTCCGGTGTTGGAAACAGGGCTCCAACATCTGAGCCCAGGAACTCGATCCccctcctagccagcatggttttgGGTACCGGGATGGGAGGAGACTGGGGTGTAGCTGTACAACTTTTCCTATGGccatcccagcctccttcccttgccctccaAAGCACTGCTGCTAGACGggtgaaatcgcccatctagcaaaaatgcagggtggctgaaaAGAAGTGGTAAAGATTGCCTCCGCGCTCCAGCTACCATGTACGGGATACTCAACAGCCTCCAATTGCAGAGCCTGCCGACTatcctcataggattgcaccctgtagGATTGCCCCCAAAGTTTAACTAAACTGAAATGCCCTCAAACCTGCTTTGAGTATTTCTATTTCAACACAACTTCAAATaaattcttaatttttttttacaagaatcAGGACATGAGGTTTTAGATGCCTTTTGAAGGGTGTGACCTGTACTCAGAGAAATACCACTTTGGTTTCTTAGCAAATGCACTAAGCCTTACCACTAAGCAAATATAAAGTCAGTCAATCAATGTAGGTACCTAGTGGCAATGAATCAATCTTCTTCCATGGTGAAagatatgttttcttttctttccaatcACAATATTCTTGACATGTGTCACTTGGCTGGTCCCATGGCAATTCTGCAAGAAAGGAGGCCACAGTTTTAGGCAGGAATTCCGAATAATCCAGGAGGAAAGACGGAACACGCGTAGAATGTTGGACCTCAACTGAATGAATTTTAGCATGTCCAGAGGAAAACAGATGCCCAAGAACCACAGGCCGTATCTAACGGGGCCGCTCCACCTACGTTGCTGCTGTTGTGTTCATGGGACGCACCACTTGCACAAAGGGGCATTTGCTTTTCTAAATATAACCCcagaaacaaacaagaaacacTAATTTCCAGATTGGGAGAGGTCAGCAGAGTTCTTTCTGCAAGTTCCAGTGATCTGCCTCATTCTGGAAACAAGACCTATTATGAAAGTTGCAGGCCCCACAAGAGCTAGGCCGCAATAAGATACTGCCCTATATCAGGGTCACTAATATTCACACTACCTGCATAGCTCATTTGGAACAGGGTCATTAATGGCTTTAAAATAACCTTATTTTAACACCACTAATGACCCTGTCCCAAACGAGCtgctaatggtttaatttgtttttagctctgtatatttattgttttatattgtatgattttatctgtacgccgccctgaaaccctagtgatatagggtgggatacaaatgttttaaataaataaataaataaaaataataagttgGAAAGTTGTTCTAAACAATTCTCATTGCTTAGAATTGCCTTCCAGACAGTAAGCATCTTGGTGCTAAACAATACTGTAATCTTCCTTGAGCCTTCAGAGTATGGCCAGAgagagttttaaataaatatcctgAATCCCAGAAGATAATACATACAGCTTTCCGCTTATTTGTTCCACTGTAGTATAAATTTCTGTAATTCGTTTTATGAAACAAATCTGAATTAACAAAATGAGCTAAAACTTGGGTAGGTCTTACCTCCTGCCAACATTGCGGTGAGGACTATTCCACAAGACCAAACATCAACGGGCTCAGCAtagaattcttttcttttaaggacTTCTGGGGCGACATACGGCAGTGTGCCACATATCTTGCTTAGCAATCGCTCGCGGCCATTGTACTTAAACACAGTTGCTAGCCCAAAATCAGAGATTTTGAGGTTatctaagcaaaaaaaaaaagtaatatatCACCACACCATCTTTGCTTGAAATGCATCAAGGTAAAACCAATCTAAAAAGACAGTAATATTTAACTTATAAAAACGGTCCATGAGGCTGAACAGGACAAAGGGATCTTTGGTGTAATTaacagaagccctattcaggcactaCGCTTGTGTGTTTTATGGACACACAAGAGAGGAGAGCAAAGATGAGCCTGTAGCTCTGCCTACTCCATCACAACCCTCCACCTGCTTAATGAGACTTTCTATCCATCTAGGCCAGCGCTGGCAACCTTGGGACGTCCAggtgtttaggactacaactcccattttaatagttaaatgtacgctcagtccttttgtatgtaacttttgctggaatggtctattgactgcaataaaagtgttgttgttgtttttaaactcccataatccccaaatcAATTTGGCGAATGGTCAGGAATTCACCAacttgtaattcaaaacatctcgagggcacccGATGCCTGCCCTTGGTCTAGGCTCCCTGCACAAGTTAGAACCCTGGAAAATCGACACAAATAGAAAAGACTTCCCACTACAAAGACACGGCACAAAGATGATGGTGACAAGAGGCAGAGCTCAGCACGCTCACCCTCACTCTTCTGTCGCATGCTTATGAAAGAGACAAGCGTATCACCTTAATTGGGCTAGAGCGCACCTAAATGTGGCGACTGAGAAATATCCCGTAGGATTACGTCTTCTATCATTTCCTTGCTCCAAATCGAAAGTCAGCTGTCTGAAAGCTTAAATGGAATTTTCTGAGTCCAAAAGCTGTAAACTTCTGGGGGATGGATGCTGAGAGCAAACAAGGGAGaactgttgccttcatgccctgcttgtgggtccccaaGGGTATCTGGTGGGACACTGTTGAAAAAAGAAGGCAGGTACAGCTAGACAAaggcccctgcctgaaaccttgcagAGCCACTGACAGTCCGTGTTGACAAAACTAgactagacagaccaatggtgtgacttagtataaggcaacttcctatgacTGCATAGATTATACCTAAAGTCTGAAATGAgtttagcttttctttttttaaagcaagattttCCTTTCCTATTTTCCAGCCTCCACCGATTTTCAGACTATTAGAACAAAATGGTTTGTCTCTTACCTCTTTCATCTAGCAACAGATTCTCTGGCTTAATATCCCGATGTGTTACTCCGATACTGTGGAGGtagacctttaaaaaaattatacaagCTATTAATTCCACCTTTatccaaaaggggaaaaaacacacacattatctTCAAAAAGCAGCATAAACTTACCACACCAGCTATAAGCTGGTGGAAGAACTTCTGTGCTTCCGATTCAGGCATTCCTATATCAGGTTCTGAAAGAAGATACCATTTCATCATTAAGAGGATGTACATTGTTAGCAACTCTCCCTTCCAACCCCAACCACTAGAACATTCTGGTTGTTTGTCCAGAAATTATTATGACTGCAGATGTTAGTGGTAGTAgagagacaaccatctgtcagggatgcttgaaggtggattcctgcattgagcagggggttggacttgatggccttataggccccttccagctctactattctatgagattATGCTTCACATTAACATTTAAAAGAGCAAATGACAATTTTAGTTTAAGcaccatggattttttttttaagttcataaAATGATTTTAGCTTACTTTAAGTGTGCTTAGCTTTGGATGCATTTACATGTCCCTGAAAGAACATGACAGCCAAGACCAGCTACATCCCAACTGTGTC
This DNA window, taken from Elgaria multicarinata webbii isolate HBS135686 ecotype San Diego chromosome 12, rElgMul1.1.pri, whole genome shotgun sequence, encodes the following:
- the CHEK1 gene encoding serine/threonine-protein kinase Chk1 — protein: MAVPFVEDWDLVQTLGEGAYGEVQLAVNRRTEEAVAVKIVDMKRAIECPDQIKKEICINKMLNHENIVKFYGHRREGTIQYLFLEYCSGGELFDRIEPDIGMPESEAQKFFHQLIAGVVYLHSIGVTHRDIKPENLLLDERDNLKISDFGLATVFKYNGRERLLSKICGTLPYVAPEVLKRKEFYAEPVDVWSCGIVLTAMLAGELPWDQPSDTCQEYCDWKEKKTYLSPWKKIDSLPLALLLKILTENPASRLTIVDIKKDRWYNKPLKKGIKRPRVSSGGLSDSPGGFSKHIRSDMDFSPVKSAHSEDKKTCSYSQPEPGTGLSLWDSSPASIDKLVQGISFSQPACPEHMLLNSQLLGTPSSSQNPWQRLVKRMTRFFLKLDASQSYHVLKEVCEKMGYIWKKSCINQVTISTTDRRNNKLIFKANLVEMDDKILVDFRLSKGDGLEFKRHFLKIKGKLTDVVSAQKLWLPVT